One window of Phycisphaeraceae bacterium genomic DNA carries:
- a CDS encoding polysaccharide deacetylase family protein — MLSRPRVQFVYLHHVFDDEIEGFRNTLREIGSTHEFVTYSKAVELVYSGKIDRPYACVSFDDGLRTTLNASRVMDELGIKGCFFVCPAIVGEPDRRLVKRFAETRLHYPAMEVLSWGEIEDMLSRGHEIGSHTYSHPNMADVTAEQAIDELELSADVLRRRLGGVKHFAWPTGKWETFGALAGRAVFDAGYASCASAIRGCHLPRPMPAERREVCLRRDHIMGSWPIHHNMYFLARSALRESGNDYEWPSDWQSTVKHERRSARPVFPDMVSSLAMTSA, encoded by the coding sequence GTGCTGAGCCGACCTCGCGTCCAATTTGTGTATCTCCATCATGTGTTTGACGACGAGATCGAAGGCTTCAGAAACACGCTCAGGGAAATCGGCAGCACGCACGAGTTTGTCACGTATTCGAAGGCGGTCGAACTTGTGTATTCCGGGAAGATCGATCGCCCCTATGCGTGCGTGAGTTTCGACGACGGGCTGCGGACGACCCTGAACGCTTCGCGCGTGATGGATGAGCTGGGGATCAAGGGCTGCTTCTTTGTTTGCCCGGCGATCGTGGGGGAGCCGGACCGGCGTCTCGTGAAGCGTTTTGCCGAGACAAGGCTTCATTACCCTGCAATGGAGGTTCTCTCGTGGGGGGAAATCGAAGACATGCTCTCTCGCGGCCACGAGATCGGAAGTCACACCTATTCGCATCCGAATATGGCCGACGTTACGGCCGAGCAGGCGATCGACGAGCTGGAATTGTCCGCCGACGTGCTTCGCCGGCGTCTGGGCGGAGTGAAACACTTCGCCTGGCCGACCGGCAAGTGGGAGACATTCGGTGCTCTCGCAGGCAGGGCGGTGTTCGACGCAGGCTACGCGAGCTGCGCTTCGGCGATCCGTGGCTGCCACTTGCCGCGCCCGATGCCCGCCGAACGGCGCGAAGTTTGCCTGCGTCGGGATCACATCATGGGCTCCTGGCCGATTCATCACAACATGTACTTCCTGGCGAGAAGCGCGCTGCGGGAGAGCGGGAATGATTACGAATGGCCCAGCGACTGGCAGTCAACCGTCAAGCACGAGCGAAGAAGCGCCCGTCCGGTCTTTCCGGACATGGTCTCGTCGCTCGCGATGACTTCGGCGTAG
- a CDS encoding VOC family protein: protein MTTTGSPKSAPASEGLGFDGGLTLSCQCTDRKKSIAWYERVLGFKLLYDVAEIGWCELATAVSKVNIGLSEVEKPRVGSGPVPTFGVTNIEAARGKMEKQGVRFDGATREIPGMVKLATFFDPDGNALMLYQDLQKS from the coding sequence ATGACCACCACGGGATCACCAAAGTCCGCACCGGCGTCCGAAGGCCTCGGGTTCGACGGGGGCCTCACCCTTTCCTGCCAGTGCACCGATCGAAAGAAGTCGATCGCCTGGTACGAAAGGGTGCTCGGCTTCAAACTGCTTTATGATGTTGCGGAGATCGGTTGGTGCGAACTCGCGACCGCGGTCTCGAAAGTCAACATCGGTCTGTCCGAAGTCGAAAAGCCGCGGGTCGGTTCCGGTCCGGTGCCGACCTTCGGCGTCACGAATATCGAAGCCGCTCGCGGGAAGATGGAAAAGCAGGGCGTTCGGTTCGACGGCGCGACGCGTGAAATACCGGGGATGGTGAAGCTCGCGACATTCTTCGATCCGGACGGGAACGCGCTCATGTTGTATCAGGACCTTCAGAAGTCGTGA
- a CDS encoding winged helix-turn-helix transcriptional regulator, with protein MSQVPDTLLHLFARRWCIPILAELKRSDGSKFVTLSRRLGASPVAVRQSLDHLMALGLAQPNPGYGHPLRPEYILTESGEALGPATVTLDRAITRLELRQSALLRWSMPTLFVVGNSPRARFSEIGWALGPVTDRALAQTLKKLQADQVIKRQVDDSFPPAPRYEVDRRGRPLLEPLIEIAFC; from the coding sequence ATGTCACAAGTCCCGGACACTCTCCTGCATCTCTTTGCCCGCCGGTGGTGCATCCCCATCCTGGCGGAGCTCAAAAGGAGCGACGGAAGCAAGTTCGTCACGCTCTCCAGGCGCCTCGGCGCAAGCCCCGTCGCGGTGCGCCAATCGCTCGACCATCTCATGGCCCTCGGCCTCGCGCAGCCGAATCCCGGCTACGGCCACCCGCTCCGGCCCGAGTACATCCTCACCGAATCGGGCGAAGCGCTCGGTCCGGCGACGGTCACGCTCGATCGGGCGATCACGCGCCTCGAACTCCGACAGTCGGCTCTGCTGCGCTGGTCGATGCCGACGCTCTTTGTGGTCGGCAACTCGCCGCGTGCAAGGTTTTCGGAAATCGGCTGGGCGCTCGGGCCGGTCACGGACAGAGCGCTCGCGCAGACCCTAAAAAAACTGCAAGCCGATCAAGTAATCAAGCGGCAGGTGGACGATTCGTTTCCTCCGGCGCCGCGATACGAGGTCGATCGACGCGGACGTCCTCTGCTCGAACCGTTGATCGAGATCGCCTTCTGCTAG
- a CDS encoding isoaspartyl peptidase/L-asparaginase: protein MFRTILAILLLIASGCSVNTNTRAAPASQWAIAIHGGAGAINRGESAQLEAAYRDAMENVLREGERRLAAGESSLDVCEALVCMMEDDELFNAGKGATLTERGTVELDAAIMDGGKGGSEASAPRAGAVASVTTVKNPISLARIVMQRTPHVLLVGPGADDFAERAGVERVPNSYFITERRRRQLEAELEKRRTVTEAPAARKYGTVGVVALDTSGRLAAATSTGGMTGKMPGRVGDAPIIGAGTYANDLVAVSCTGTGEQFIRNAVASGVATRMRLLGEGVQEASDYYIFKGLKPRDGGLIALDAHGNIAMPYSSAGMYRGSANSEGRFEVRIWED, encoded by the coding sequence ATGTTCAGAACCATCCTAGCGATTCTGCTTCTCATCGCGAGCGGGTGTTCGGTGAATACAAACACAAGGGCCGCGCCTGCTTCACAGTGGGCCATCGCGATTCACGGCGGCGCGGGCGCGATTAATCGGGGAGAGTCGGCGCAACTTGAGGCGGCGTATCGCGATGCGATGGAAAACGTTCTGCGCGAAGGCGAGCGGAGGCTTGCCGCGGGAGAATCCTCGCTTGATGTTTGCGAAGCGCTTGTCTGCATGATGGAGGATGATGAGCTCTTCAACGCCGGAAAAGGAGCGACGCTCACCGAGCGCGGCACAGTCGAACTCGACGCCGCGATCATGGACGGCGGAAAAGGAGGCAGCGAAGCGAGCGCGCCGAGAGCGGGCGCTGTCGCGAGCGTAACTACCGTCAAGAACCCGATCTCGCTCGCGCGGATCGTCATGCAACGAACGCCGCATGTGCTGCTGGTCGGCCCGGGTGCGGATGATTTCGCGGAAAGAGCGGGTGTGGAGCGGGTTCCGAATTCCTATTTCATCACCGAACGCCGCCGTCGGCAACTCGAAGCGGAACTCGAAAAGCGACGCACGGTGACCGAAGCTCCCGCGGCAAGGAAATACGGAACGGTGGGGGTCGTCGCGCTCGATACCTCGGGACGCCTCGCCGCGGCAACTAGCACCGGCGGAATGACCGGCAAGATGCCCGGTCGTGTCGGCGATGCGCCGATCATCGGCGCCGGAACCTATGCGAACGATCTTGTCGCGGTGAGCTGCACAGGAACGGGTGAGCAATTCATCCGCAACGCTGTCGCCAGCGGCGTCGCGACGCGCATGCGCCTGCTCGGCGAGGGCGTGCAAGAGGCGAGCGACTATTACATCTTCAAGGGGCTCAAGCCCAGGGACGGCGGATTGATCGCGCTCGATGCGCACGGAAATATCGCGATGCCCTACAGCAGCGCCGGCATGTACCGCGGCAGCGCCAACAGCGAGGGCCGATTCGAAGTGCGGATCTGGGAGGACTAA